From Candidatus Nucleicultrix amoebiphila FS5, a single genomic window includes:
- the nuoI gene encoding NADH-quinone oxidoreductase subunit NuoI, producing the protein MKTKPLKVVLDRWVKAFALLDLLKGMALTLRYVFKHKVTINYPYEKASASPRMRGEHALRRYSNGEERCIACKLCEAVCPAQAITIDAEPRSDGSRRTTRYDIDMTKCIYCGLCQEACPVDAIVEGPNYEFAVRSREELFYNKDKLIDNGDRWEALLAENIKMDEPYR; encoded by the coding sequence ATGAAAACAAAGCCCCTTAAAGTTGTATTGGATAGATGGGTTAAAGCCTTTGCTCTTTTGGATTTATTAAAAGGTATGGCCTTAACCTTAAGGTATGTTTTTAAGCACAAAGTGACTATAAATTACCCTTATGAAAAAGCGAGTGCGAGCCCCAGAATGCGGGGAGAGCATGCCCTAAGACGCTATAGCAATGGGGAAGAACGTTGTATTGCTTGCAAGCTTTGTGAAGCTGTTTGTCCAGCTCAAGCCATTACTATTGACGCTGAACCACGAAGTGATGGTAGCAGACGAACAACGCGGTATGACATTGACATGACAAAATGCATTTATTGTGGACTGTGCCAAGAAGCTTGTCCTGTGGATGCGATTGTTGAAGGACCAAACTATGAATTCGCGGTCCGTTCTCGAGAAGAGCTTTTTTATAATAAAGATAAACTGATTGATAACGGTGACCGTTGGGAGGCATTGCTCGCGGAAAACATTAAAATGGACGAACCTTACAGATAG